In the genome of Raphanus sativus cultivar WK10039 chromosome 4, ASM80110v3, whole genome shotgun sequence, one region contains:
- the LOC130511936 gene encoding serine/threonine-protein kinase ZRK7-like, whose product MLCLFKRKKKKKEEEIHFQKNGSLLLEELIASSGGTYNPICTFSSHQILQATNNFDWNYIISEDRFVWYRGSIQNRPVLIKKYQDCSLFDADNFYRDITVSSLMSSHKNVLKILGCCLEFQHPVLVCEYPENGALNCIKRARDGAARPFPWNARLKIAKEIAEAVTYLHTEFPRTIIHRDLKLANIFLDQNMTAKLSSFSLSVLIPEGESSVNDMVCRTSSYIEPEYLNTGLVTENVDIYSLGIIMLILLTGKSEYTSEVAVYLPVLPVYVGKLLGKGLLTKMIDPSLLESVSGNISDHVRMQMEAFIELAFRCVRFGPGEDELHMIDVAKELKKIEKHA is encoded by the coding sequence ATGTTGTGTTTgttcaagaggaagaagaaaaagaaagaagaggagaTTCATTTCCAGAAGAATGGGAGCTTGTTGTTGGAGGAACTCATTGCATCTTCAGGAGGTACATACAACCCCATCTGTACATTTTCTTCCCACCAAATCCTTCAAGCCACAAACAACTTCGACTGGAACTACATAATCTCCGAAGACAGGTTCGTATGGTACAGAGGCTCGATCCAAAACAGACCCGTGCTGATCAAGAAATACCAAGACTGTTCCCTTTTCGACGCTGACAACTTCTACCGTGACATCACCGTCTCATCTCTGATGAGTAGCCATAAGAACGTTCTCAAGATACTGGGATGCTGTCTAGAGTTTCAACATCCCGTTCTCGTGTGTGAATACCCGGAGAACGGAGCTTTAAACTGTATAAAACGCGCAAGAGATGGAGCTGCAAGACCGTTTCCTTGGAACGCAAGGTTGAAGATTGCTAAAGAGATTGCAGAAGCTGTGACCTATCTTCATACCGAGTTCCCAAGAACTATAATACATAGAGATTTAAAGCTTGCAAACATCTTCTTGGACCAGAATATGACTGCTAAGCTCTCTTCTTTCAGTCTCAGTGTACTCATTCCAGAAGGAGAATCGAGTGTTAACGACATGGTTTGCAGGACATCAAGCTATATCGAGCCGGAGTATCTCAATACAGGTTTGGTTACCGAGAATGTAGACATATATAGCCTTGGGATCATCATGCTAATCCTTTTGACAGGGAAGTCTGAATATACTTCGGAAGTTGCTGTTTATCTTCCTGTATTGCCTGTCTATGTTGGTAAGTTGCTGGGCAAAGGTCTGTTGACTAAAATGATAGACCCGTCGCTGTTGGAAAGCGTGAGTGGCAACATCTCTGACCATGTAAGAATGCAAATGGAAGCATTCATTGAGCTTGCTTTTAGATGTGTAAGATTTGGACCAGGAGAAGATGAGCTTCACATGATAGACGTTGCTAAAGAACTCAAGAAGATAGAGAAGCATGCCTGA